In a single window of the Rhodamnia argentea isolate NSW1041297 chromosome 2, ASM2092103v1, whole genome shotgun sequence genome:
- the LOC115757153 gene encoding probable tetraacyldisaccharide 4'-kinase, mitochondrial, which yields MEKLRRVVTEIAYSRDHSKLPSLHRSLLPFLSLASAVYGLALSLRHHLYHFRLFSKHRLPVPVISVGNLTWGGNGKTPMVEFIAALLADSGISPLILTRGYAGGDEARMLQRRLIGKSANVGVGTNRAATAAAFIEQYGYRDPRTRECLKGDSNDQKLGEKAGSYGQIRSNHSCEEIGAAILDDGMQHWQLSRDLDIVMVNGLCPWGNHQLLPLGPLREPLTALWRANIAVIHNADLVPEQTLASIESAIREVNKSIGVFFTSMAPSYFFDVGNMNSVIPLEAVSNNVVLCVSAIGSADAFVKSVEKLGAIHIERLDFSDHHLFQTMEIEMIKKQLEDLETKFSSKPIVIVTEKDYDRDPEILKHLSPYKSWALSAKLQFVPHKGCSGICFKNLLEELLQVKLSDVPHI from the exons ATGGAGAAGCTGAGGAGAGTAGTGACCGAAATCGCGTACTCGCGAGATCACTCGAAGCTCCCTTCGCTTCACcgctctctccttccttttctgTCCCTCGCTTCCGCCGTGTACggcctcgctctctctctccgacaCCATCTCTACCACTTCCGCCTCTTTTCCAAGCACCG ATTGCCGGTGCCGGTGATAAGCGTAGGAAATTTGACTTGGGGAGGCAATGGGAAGACGCCGATGGTTGAGTTCATTGCAGCTTTACTAGCTGATTCTGGCATTTCGCCACTTATTCTCACCAGG GGTTATGCTGGTGGAGATGAAGCTAGAATGCTTCAAAGGCGTCTCATTGGGAAGTCGGCAAATGTTGGTGTCGGCACTAATCGTGCAGCAACTGCTGCTGCTTTCATTGAACAGTATGGTTACCGTGACCCTCGTACCCGTGAATGTCTCAAGGGAGACTCTAATGACCAGAAACTGGGGGAAAAGGCTGGGAGCTATGGTCAGATTCGTTCCAATCACAGCTGTGAGGAAATTGGTGCTGCAATTCTGGATGACGGAATGCAG CACTGGCAACTGTCGCGTGATCTGGATATAGTGATGGTTAATGGGTTATGCCCATGGGGAAATCATCAGTTACTTCCACTCGGACCTCTGCGAGAACCTTTAACAGCACTTTGGAGAGCAAATATTGCTGTTATACATAACGCAGATCTG GTGCCTGAGCAAACTCTCGCGAGCATTGAGTCTGCTATTCGAGAAGTTAACAAATCTATAGGAGTTTTCTTCACCAGCATGGCTCCATCATACTTCTTTGATGTAGGGAACATGAATTCTGTCATACCTCTAGAGGCAGTGTCCAACAATGTTGTATTATGTGTCTCTGCGATTGGTTCTGCAGATGCTTTTGTCAAGAGCGTTGAAAAG CTTGGAGCTATTCACATTGAGCGGTTGGACTTCAGCGACCATCACTTATTTCAGACCATG GAAATTGAGATGATAAAGAAGCAGCTTGAGGACTTGGAGACCAAATTTAGTTCCAAGCCAATCGTCATCGTTACAGAAAAG GATTATGATCGAGATCCAGAGATTTTGAAGCATCTAAGTCCTTACAAATCTTGGGCGCTCTCTGCTAAGTTGCAGTTTGTACCTCACAAAGGATGCAGTGGAATTTGCTTCAAGAATTTGTTGGAGGAACTACTACAAGTAAAATTATCAGATGTACCCCATATTTAA